From the genome of Nicotiana sylvestris chromosome 1, ASM39365v2, whole genome shotgun sequence:
GTATTGTAGGGCAGATATCTGAATGGCCTCGGAGTAAGGTGGGTAATTGATGTGAATCGGTTATAATGGCAAAGTGAAAATGGTAGAACATAAATTGGAGTGAAGGTTGCTCATGTTTGAACAACGGTTACctcctggattacctgcaaaactcaAAATACGATACATGCAAGTATATAGGTTACTGCGAGAATTTAAATGGGATGCGAatttcctttggaccatgaaagattgtctttggacggtACAGATAacgtccttagactatgatgtcctgggccatgaattatgagataagagattcgcaggccatgaaatgatgttctcgggttatgaggatggtgcctctgaaccatgacaccTTCAAATAATGATGTGCAAGTTTGAGGGATCCGTAGGCCATGGCacggtgtcttcaggctatggcGATGATGCCTTCGGATTATGACGCCTTGGGACAAATTGGCTATAGATCAGCCCATAAAATGCAGAGACATgataccaaaagagatagcaagacaaagcttagtcttgtgcGGAGtttgagggcagagcttagcctgagGGAAGAAGATAGTGCCAAGTTtagaatagagcaacatttatacaatgagggacaatgcttagtcccatgagaaggtagtgtttagccttatgcaaatacggaggcaaggcttagccttatgtaagatTAGAGACAGAGCtcagtctcatgcaaagagaaggcagtgcttagccttatgcaaatatggaggcagggcttagcctcatacaagatttAAGATAATGCCTAGTCCCAtgaaaagagaaggcaatgcttagccttatgcaaatatggaggcagggcttagcctcatacaaggtTTGAGACacggcttagtctcatgcaaagagaagacaatacttagccttatgcaaatatggaggcagggcttagcctcatgcaagatttcagacaatgcttagtcccatgcaaagagaacacaatgcttagccttatgcaaatatggaggcaaggcttagcctcatgcaaggtttgagacaaggcttcgtctcatgcaaagagaaggcaatgcttagccttatgcaaatatggaggcagggcttagcctcatgcaaggtttgagacaaggcctagtctcatgcaaagagaaggcaatgcttagccttatgcaaatatggaggcagggcttagcctcatgcaagatttgagacaaggcttagtctcatgcaaagagaaggcaatgcttggccttatgcaaatatggaggcatgacttagcctcatgcaagatttgagacaaggcttagtttcatgcaaagagaagacaatgcttagccttatgcaaatgtggaggcagggtttagcctcatgaaaggtttgagacaaggcttagtctcatgcaaagagaaggcaatgcttagccttatgcagtgaacaagtagcaaataggagtaGAATGTATTTTtgctggagatatatttggtgtctggtggcccgattgatagtgattttgctgtatgtatatatatttatgaATGCTCTTGTTTCGTTCAGTGCGCCTACATTGTTTTGTCCACTGCgcatgcatccaaagaaaaattataagttttgtaaggggaggttggttcgtgcctttatCTACTGGCTTTGCTTCGCTCCATTCtggaggccttgtttgagttGCACTGGGTAACACCTAGCTGTTACAAaaatagagtttttgaaaatatgcatttattgataaaaatggagttattttttagaaaacatagtgaaatatcaagtaattttagatgaattAGTGATtataacacatttcagagacattgcatcTTTCTcgtattagaattttgagggtcttcctcaaaattctgctccaGTTTGGTAAATAATCCTTCGCTGTTTTACGTGCGATGAAACTTGCTGAACCTTCTCTGGGATTTTGAGAATCCCTttccaaaattttgagaatccttatcaaaattctgccccagtttcttaactaaTTTCTGTCTGTCCAGCATATGAAGGctttggctggacttgctccggaattttgagggtcctcctcaaaattttgccccagtttatggttctggggaaatgaaaattttattaagatatgaaCCCACAGGGcttcctatgtatcccctcttaaacgggaatcaggtcaagcgtagttcaattatatTAGATAAAGAAATGTAAacagtctaaacatagtatctcttcaCTACgtatgaattgattggttttggccaaacttcttcgTCGATTTCTGAAAGTATAAgcgctcctcctgttagcacccagTGAAtcatgtaaggaccttgctagttaggagagaattttcctttggcttcatcttgatgcgggaagatcttcATCAGCACCAATTGTCCCGGTGcgaattgccttggtttgacccttttgttgaaagctttggacattctgttctgataaagctgaccgtgacatactgcgttcattctctttccatctataagggccagtTGCTCATAACGGCTTCTGATCCaatctgcatcgctgagttcggcttcttgtatgattcttaaagaaggaatctctacctcgtcTAGAATGACAGCTTCGGTGCTATAAACTagtaaatagggagttgccctagttgatgtgcAGACCGTAGTGTGgtattgtgatgacccggccagtcatctcatgagttaggctccgttttccccatttctgcttctttatgcttcgttatccgtgttttatgtgatcaggttgatcagtttgagttcggagaggatttggtaagaaatgagacacttagtctcttttaagaaggtttaagttggaaaagtcaactggatattgacttatgtgttagagggctcggatgtgagttccgatagttcgattagcttcgggaggtgatttatggcttaggagcgcgatcggaattggttttggcggttcggagtagaattaggcttgaattggcgaagttgatattttggcgatttccagttgataggtgagattttgatataagcgtcggaatggaattccgatagttttagtagcttcgttgtgttattttgtatgtgtgtacaaaatttcaggtcattcggacgtggtttggtttagtttttgatcaaaagcgtgttttggaagattttagaaacttaggcttgaattcgatgagttttggtagatttgatattgtttgaggtgttttgatggttggaacaagtttgaataaggtattgagttatgtttgtgcttttggttgaggtcccgggggccttggggtgatttcggatggctaacggggaAGTTTGATGTTTAATGCATCTTTAGATTTTGCtggttctggtgttttcgcacctgcggtttgggggccACAGGTGCGGTGCTGCACGTGCGGGAGAATAGCTGCAGAAGCGATTTTAGGAGGATTCATCAGGAGCCATAGATGCGGTTGAAGGGCCGCATCTGCAAGGTCATAGGTGCAGAAGCTTAAACACAGATGCGGTTTGGGTCTTTTAAGTGAGTTCCACAGAAGCGGACTTGTAACCGCAGAAGTGGTGGTGGGGTCAAagatgcgaaaacccctgggcagaatgttttaattcATTTCATACGCGATTTTGAAGCTTATTTACTCCACAGTTGGtctttttgagagctttttgaaagaaatcgaagagggattcaaggagaaacgtttggaggtaagaatttcggacctaaaactcgaatctattgtgaaatccacctagaaaatcatgaaacgtaagctaaaaatggaagaactagggcttgggattttggacttttgaattggggatttgaaggaccatttgaggtcggatttgaggacttttgatatgtatgaactcgtggggtgataaggaatctaatgatatgaaaatttctgagtttcaagaagtgggcctggggctcgagttttgctaatttcggaatttttggtatttttcgattgttttcacttaggctttgttcccttagcatattgtgacttatttgttctgattttggatagattcgacgcgcgtggaggttGATTCGGGAGGCAAAGGCGTTGCgtgctagagatttagccggttcgaggtgcgtaataattgtaaatgatgctctgagggtttgaaaccccgaatcgtacatcgtagtgctatattgaggtgagacacacgcttgaggacgagcgtggggtcgtccactattggggattatgacttggtccgtcccggttgatgattttaccgcgtatttgactgaaacttatttgctatcatcatgtttttggctgattgccatatttgggcttcgtgccaactatttgaacctttcaTGGATtcttttatcactatttcctcactgttttgacttattacttgaactcagtcatgttgttttccactgttttaatactcaaccatttttactcagttttgaaacttaaatgatattttaaatgatgttttgggctaagaactactgttttactaatgcccgaggggcttgtaatgattttcggactgagtacggtcgagggccagatgtgaggatacactaatactgatatgaggtcgagggcctgagatatatatatacgccatgaggtggcttgactgatatgaggccgagggcctgagatacatatatactccacgaggtggcttgattgacatgaggccgagggcctagatttgatgccacgagaaggcttgatattgcgcttgggccgtaagggggccctcccagagtctgtacacccccagtgagcgcgggtacccattgtgatgtgagattgagccggAGGGGCTGGCAATGTTCTGAGATTTGAAcccgaagggctggtattgttctattcgagcccgaggggttggtattgttctacttgagcccgaggggctggtattgttctatttGAGCCCGAgtggctggtattgttccatatgatttcccgaggggctggtactgttctgagatgttgcccgaggggcggttttgttgatattgtgctcgaggggcaaacatttacttgttatttaccttttaATTACTTGTTTTACCTACTGAAAAAGGGATTTTACTTGATTCTTCACTATTTACTGGTTTTAAATGGTTTCTTACTGCTTCGGTATAGAATGCCttatgttttacgtgttttcttactttcagtcattatttatatttattactcactgagttggagtactcactttactccctgcaccgtgtgtgcacaTTCAGGCATAGCAGGTCCCACACCTGAGTGTTGATCCTTCCAGTCCAGGCggtgtttcggagactacgaggtagttgttggcgtccgcatcCCTCGTGTCTCCCTCATCTTATTATTTCTATGTTCTTCAAATAGTTGTGCCAGATATTGTATTTAGTAGACTTGTGTTaggatccttagttgctcatgacttgtgacaccccggtcaaggctgtgtcgggttggattcAACTTTTTTTATCTATGtttccgctacttattatcattaaatcatgttttagactactTTTATATTGTTTGACTGCTTTAACAAGTGAGTTGAGTTTaattggctagccttgtcttcacgagaggcgccattacgaccgggttcagggttagggtcgtgacaggtatcccaatagggcaaagggtaacttctcgtgccattgtttgtggttttataccatcttccttagtatcttcttgatgttctacTTAGcagcttccacagctccattcatttgaggcatgtatgctatggagtttttgtgcttgattttgaaggtttcacatatgactttcatcagatcactgttgagattggcagcattatgagtgataatggactcaggaaccctaaatcgacaaacaatacgatccttgacaaaatctgcgatgactttcttggttacagctttgtaggatgcaacctctacccattttgtgaaatagtcaatggccactaaaatgaacctgtgcccatttgaagcagtgggttcgatcggaccgatgacatccattctccaggcggcaAAAGGCCAAGGGGAACTTGTCGCATTGCACTCGTTtggtggtacctttatcatgtctgcatgtacctgGCACTGGTGGCATTTTTGTACGTACCGGATGCAatccgtttccatggtcatccaaaagtatccagctctaagtattttcttggctagaacaaaaccattcatatgtagTCCACAGGTTCCAACATGTATCTCCTCGAGCAATCTGGAAGCCTcatttgcgtcaacacaccttaacaaccccAGATCAGGAGTTTTTCTATACAGTATCCCTCCGTTTTGGAAGAAGTTATTGGATAGCCTCCGCATCGTGCATTTCTGAGTGTAGTTTGCCTGCTTCGGATATTCTCTTCTTGCCAGatattctttgatgtcgtggaaccaaggtttttcatctatttcctcttcaacatgagcacagtaagccggTTGATTGTGGATTCTCGTTGGgacgagatcaatgaaattcttatctggatgttgtatcattgatggcAAAGTAGCCAGTGCGTCtgcgaactcatttggaattttgggtacatgtttgaattctatctttgtgaatcttttCACCAATTCCTGTACGTAATGCAAGTATGGCATTATCTTGGTATTTTTCGTGGCCCATTCTCCTTAAACCTAGTGTACCAGAAGATATGAATCACCATTACCAGCAACTCTTGTATACTCTTATCGATGGCTAGtttgagccccatgatgcaagcctcatattctaccATATTGTTAGTGCACGGGAACCTAAGCTTTGCGGATACAGGGTATTgttgacccgtttctgataccaaaactgctctgaTGCCTATTCCTTTGAAGTttacagctccatcgaagaacattctccaaccagcGTATGCTTCatcaatgtcctctcctacaaatgatacttcttcatctaGAAAATACGTCttcaagggttcatattctcctctCATAGGATTTTTAGCAAGATAGTCtatcaatgcttgtcctttgatcgcCTTCTAAGTTATATAGACGATAttgaactcactcaacagtatctgccacttggctaacttcccggttgacatgggcttctaaaatatgtacttaagaaggtccatcctggatatgaggtatgtggtataggcacagaagtaatgcctcaatttctaagtTGTCCAGGTTAAAGCACAACAAGTACGTTCCAATAAAGAGTattgtgcttcataaggtgtggacttcttactcaagtagtatatggcttgctcctttatTCCTATCTTGTCATGttatcccaaaacacatccgaaagctccatctaatacagatagatagagtagtaAAGGTCTCCTAGGTTCTGGCAGAACTAGGACTGGTGGAGTGGacatgtattccttgattttgtcaaaagccttctgaTAATCTTCGGTCCAACTCGTTTTAGCATCTTTCATCAATATTTTGAAGAtggttcacatataactgtggactgtgctatgaagcgactgatatagttgagacatcctaggaagctcatcacgtccttcttgctctttggtggtggtaactcttgaataTCCTTAACTTcggacgggtccaactcgattctTCGGcagctgacgatgaatcccaacaactttcctgcaggaaccccgaatgcacattttgcggggttcagttttagaTTGTAACTCCTCAACCTGttaagaactttctcaagtcttctATGTGATCCGTGggcctcttggatttgatgatgacatcatcaacatacacctctatttccttgtgtatcataccatgaaagatggttgtcatgactctcatgtaagtagccccaacattctttagaccaaatggcatcattttgtagcagAATACTCCTACGGTGTgatgaaagctattttctctgcgtcttcttcatccatccagatctggtgataacacgcgaagcaatctacaaaggattagagttcatgcttggcaaaattgtcgatcaggatgtgtatatttggcagtggaaagtcgtcattaggacttgctctgtttaaatcccgatagtcaacacacacgcTGACCTTCCTGTCTTTCTTCAGAAtcggtacaatgttggctaactaggttgggtactcaactaccctgaagactttggctttgatttgcttagtgacttctttcttgattttcaggctcatgtctagtttgaattttctgagtttctgcttcactggcggacacattggattggtaggcaacttgtattacaccccacaatattatggtgatgttacgccttgcagtagtacattacgatgatgttacgcttcgcagtattaaattacgatgatgttgcaccctgtagtattgtacgttgaatttgtcataatgTAATTGACtttagtccaaggaaaagattatttggcgattataaggattatgctatttcaagcaagtgataagtaaattcgtgaaggtaagaggggaagcaagtcaatgaaaatgaattttcgtccaagtttgtcatgttgggataaaatacgggccgagcgttaataccctatatttatggactagtaccatacaaggtaccatataaccATGATAGTATGACACATAAAAGGGTATTAAAATGACCAAtactttaagtaatttgagataatttttaattatgcgggtaattggttaaatTTCTAGGCAAcggaacattacctaattaattatgtatatatataggatAATGGCTACATGTGGCAGCCCCTCCATTTAAAATAGATGACTAATCACCTTAATTGAAAGGTGACAACATTTGAATTGAATAATCTATTAGACTCTTCAAGTCttatttgtatatttttgtattttaaagCTTCATCACATTTTAGTCACATTCAGAACAACATCTCTATGAGATACTACTTTTAACTCATTAAAGTATGAGCTACTACTTTATGCGTAGAACATATCTTA
Proteins encoded in this window:
- the LOC138875865 gene encoding uncharacterized protein, which produces MPHLGQTFHQTNTIWGTAEEEALAGLRNLFLEDEDMDCSAIIEEKEEECLIIPTVEKGKAIKGQALIDYLAKNPMRGEYEPLKTYFLDEEVSFVGEDIDEAYAGWRMFFDGAVNFKGIGIRAVLVSETGQQYPVSAKLRFPCTNNMVEYEACIMGLKLAIDKSIQELLELVKRFTKIEFKHVPKIPNEFADALATLPSMIQHPDKNFIDLVPTRIHNQPAYCAHVEEEIDEKPWFHDIKEYLARREYPKQVC